Proteins found in one Synergistetes bacterium HGW-Synergistetes-1 genomic segment:
- a CDS encoding prepilin peptidase, giving the protein MRGVHMEGMESISIFLGFAAGAVTGSFINAAAMRTVAEKKWWGNERSVCDKCGRQLSSFDLIPIISYIVLQGRCRTCKSVIPPRHFISELTGGIIGALSVWYWGIGTPLIFSFIALFFMLFHSLTDIESGYIYDSWAIAMAAISVLARLPGGLPALIDGAMGAALGFAFIYAIVLLSRGGMGMGDAMMMVGIGALMGWKLTILSLYLGFMTSGVIVIPLLIAKKINRKDAVALGPYLAAGCILAIFTGRCIFDYLGFSLGWPWSNI; this is encoded by the coding sequence ATGAGGGGTGTCCACATGGAAGGCATGGAAAGTATCAGCATATTTCTGGGTTTCGCGGCAGGAGCGGTGACAGGCTCTTTCATAAACGCTGCAGCGATGCGCACTGTTGCAGAAAAAAAATGGTGGGGAAACGAGCGTTCTGTTTGTGATAAATGCGGCAGACAGCTAAGTTCTTTTGACCTAATACCCATAATATCCTACATAGTTCTCCAGGGACGCTGCCGGACATGCAAAAGCGTCATACCGCCCAGACACTTCATATCTGAGCTGACCGGAGGGATCATCGGAGCACTTTCTGTCTGGTACTGGGGAATAGGCACTCCTCTGATCTTCTCTTTCATAGCTCTTTTTTTCATGCTCTTTCATTCTCTTACGGACATTGAAAGCGGCTACATTTACGATTCCTGGGCGATCGCAATGGCAGCGATCTCGGTCCTGGCAAGACTGCCGGGAGGACTTCCTGCTTTGATCGACGGAGCAATGGGCGCAGCCCTTGGGTTTGCATTTATTTATGCGATAGTTCTTCTCAGCCGCGGTGGGATGGGCATGGGAGATGCAATGATGATGGTCGGTATCGGAGCCCTTATGGGATGGAAACTTACTATTCTCAGCCTTTACCTTGGTTTTATGACGAGCGGTGTTATAGTAATACCGCTTCTGATCGCAAAAAAAATCAACAGAAAGGATGCTGTGGCGCTTGGTCCGTACCTTGCAGCAGGATGCATCCTCGCGATATTTACAGGGAGATGTATTTTCGATTATCTGGGTTTCAGCCTTGGCTGGCCCTGGTCAAATATATGA
- a CDS encoding lipid A biosynthesis acyltransferase, giving the protein MDRKLRFFIRFAKMIRPGWRAKALFYFLFIPVRFIAPRKKVAQKNIELVFPDKTDSEKRKMLDGSYRSMIWTGIEMLSWQRDPSLVDKWIVEIEGREHMDEAFARGKGVIVVSAHCGNWEHAAAWLGRNCKGVGVVRHSDDPFQREFIDTLRRNGGLRTLGKDEPMTRAVSILRKNELIGLAADQHGGGDGIMVPFFGHETSTFQGAAVFAWISGAPILPYQSIRIEPFRFRLVIGPPIEWEKGKDREATFKSLTAKVNLELEKIIHRAPEQYLWQHKRFKEHFSG; this is encoded by the coding sequence ATGGATCGGAAACTCAGATTTTTTATCCGTTTTGCAAAAATGATAAGACCCGGATGGAGAGCAAAGGCTCTTTTTTATTTTCTTTTCATCCCTGTCAGGTTTATCGCGCCAAGGAAAAAAGTTGCCCAAAAAAACATCGAACTTGTTTTTCCGGACAAAACTGATTCCGAAAAAAGGAAAATGCTTGATGGATCTTACAGGAGTATGATATGGACCGGCATCGAAATGCTTTCCTGGCAGAGAGATCCCTCTCTCGTTGACAAATGGATCGTCGAGATCGAGGGCAGAGAACACATGGACGAGGCCTTTGCCCGTGGCAAAGGAGTTATTGTAGTATCAGCCCACTGCGGGAACTGGGAACATGCTGCGGCCTGGCTGGGAAGGAACTGCAAGGGCGTAGGCGTGGTCAGACACTCCGATGACCCGTTTCAGAGGGAATTCATTGATACACTGAGGCGTAACGGCGGACTGCGGACACTGGGAAAAGACGAGCCAATGACAAGGGCTGTAAGCATACTGAGAAAAAATGAACTTATAGGTCTTGCAGCAGACCAGCACGGCGGAGGAGATGGGATCATGGTCCCCTTCTTCGGCCATGAGACCAGCACTTTTCAGGGAGCCGCGGTTTTTGCGTGGATATCAGGAGCCCCCATACTGCCATACCAATCCATCAGGATAGAGCCGTTCCGTTTCAGACTGGTGATCGGCCCCCCGATCGAATGGGAGAAGGGCAAGGACCGGGAGGCAACATTCAAGTCATTGACAGCAAAAGTGAATCTGGAGCTGGAAAAAATAATACACAGGGCGCCTGAACAGTACCTATGGCAGCACAAGCGATTCAAGGAGCACTTTTCCGGCTAG
- a CDS encoding alcohol dehydrogenase: protein MIFSECNMDLIKPFKFRMPQEVTFGSGYSRTAPEKAALLGSKRPLFITGSHMAQSEHLTWLMERSSELGMCPGHWDKVEPEPPVELLEEAAVFIRNGSYDCLIAFGGGSSMDFAKMAAVMAENPDIKVSDMVGSEKIPRKGLPTIMIPTTSGSGSEVSAVAVFSFTDERMKKGISSRFLVADIALVDPELTLDLPPHITAASGMDALVHGVESFLSLGTNQFTQDLALIAIRNIYSNLTECVLNGQNLKAREAQSYGSMIAGMAFSMSGTAGVHAMAYPLGGQFHVPHGEANTALLRWVMKYNLEGCEEKFIPIAKAMGVYADRMSACDAANAALKAIVELGEKIGVKTRLREFGIPKEAAAEMAEAALKEVRLMSNNPRPLDFEAVKKIYENAW from the coding sequence ATGATCTTTTCAGAATGTAACATGGATCTTATAAAGCCTTTCAAATTCAGAATGCCGCAGGAAGTGACCTTCGGATCGGGCTATTCACGAACAGCTCCGGAAAAAGCAGCGCTGCTCGGATCCAAAAGGCCCCTATTCATAACCGGCAGTCACATGGCACAAAGCGAACATCTAACATGGCTTATGGAAAGGTCTTCAGAACTGGGCATGTGTCCGGGTCACTGGGACAAGGTCGAACCGGAGCCTCCGGTGGAGCTTCTTGAAGAAGCTGCCGTCTTCATAAGAAATGGTTCTTATGACTGTCTGATAGCTTTTGGAGGCGGAAGCTCCATGGATTTTGCAAAGATGGCGGCAGTAATGGCTGAAAATCCCGATATAAAAGTATCAGATATGGTAGGAAGTGAAAAGATCCCGAGAAAAGGCCTTCCGACAATAATGATACCGACCACCTCTGGAAGCGGATCGGAAGTTTCTGCAGTCGCGGTATTTTCATTCACTGACGAGAGGATGAAAAAAGGAATATCAAGCAGGTTCCTTGTTGCCGACATTGCACTTGTTGATCCTGAGCTTACACTTGACCTCCCTCCGCATATCACTGCGGCGTCAGGCATGGACGCTCTGGTTCACGGAGTGGAATCCTTCCTCTCTCTCGGAACCAATCAATTCACGCAGGACCTTGCTCTCATAGCTATCAGAAATATATATTCCAACCTTACAGAATGTGTTCTCAACGGTCAAAACCTCAAGGCAAGGGAAGCACAGTCCTATGGAAGCATGATAGCAGGAATGGCCTTTTCAATGTCAGGTACAGCAGGCGTCCACGCCATGGCCTACCCGCTGGGAGGACAGTTTCATGTGCCTCACGGGGAGGCCAACACAGCTCTTCTTAGATGGGTAATGAAATACAACCTTGAAGGGTGCGAGGAGAAATTCATTCCTATAGCAAAAGCAATGGGAGTCTACGCCGACCGAATGTCTGCCTGTGATGCGGCCAATGCCGCGCTTAAGGCCATTGTTGAACTTGGCGAGAAGATAGGGGTAAAAACCAGGCTGAGGGAGTTCGGTATACCCAAAGAAGCAGCAGCTGAAATGGCTGAAGCCGCACTCAAAGAGGTAAGACTGATGTCAAACAACCCCCGTCCGCTTGATTTTGAAGCCGTTAAAAAAATATATGAAAACGCCTGGTAG
- a CDS encoding 4-oxalocrotonate tautomerase produces the protein MPIVIVNIKEGRTLEQKRDMVTKVTEALCETMEVPKTSVRIIINEMANDNFAVAGTLVCDNPDAQVKKKS, from the coding sequence ATGCCGATCGTAATAGTAAACATCAAAGAAGGCCGTACTCTCGAACAGAAGCGCGATATGGTCACAAAGGTCACTGAAGCCCTTTGTGAGACCATGGAGGTCCCTAAAACGTCAGTCCGCATCATTATCAACGAAATGGCAAACGACAATTTCGCAGTTGCAGGGACCCTGGTCTGCGACAATCCGGACGCGCAGGTCAAAAAGAAAAGCTAG
- a CDS encoding tyrosine--tRNA ligase yields MYCNALKVLKERGFVEWSSHNEELDEHFSNNMVTGYIGFDPSADSLHVGNLVAIMGLAWMQRLGHRPIALAGGGTGRIGDPSGKSAERNLLSEEVISYNVGRIAKQLEHFLDFNCGQNSAVLVNNNEWLKKLNYIEFLRDIGKYFSVSFLVNRDYVRSRVIDPDKSITYTELSYILLQAYDFNHMYNELNCTLQMGGNDQQVNIIAGMDLARKKSSGQCYGITFPLLLNAQGQKFGKSESGAVYLSPHRTSIYKFYQFWINVDDSDLEKLYKLFTFMELDEISAVIEEHNKNPHLRSAQKKLAWDLTCRVHGEDAAKRAKDASAILFGEMDIREADTELLDTLSAEIPFAETDSIIGGPMTDLLVLSGGCASKGEAKRKIKEGGVYLNGVKVTDESKLISSEDLLNGGYVQLRVGKKDFRLVKFRD; encoded by the coding sequence ATGTACTGCAATGCGCTTAAAGTTTTGAAGGAACGGGGTTTCGTTGAGTGGAGCAGCCACAATGAAGAGCTCGATGAACATTTTTCAAATAATATGGTCACGGGCTATATAGGTTTCGACCCCAGTGCCGACAGCCTCCACGTAGGAAACCTTGTCGCTATAATGGGTCTTGCATGGATGCAGCGCCTCGGACATCGCCCCATCGCGCTTGCCGGCGGAGGAACAGGACGGATAGGCGATCCTTCAGGCAAGAGCGCAGAGAGAAACCTCCTTTCAGAAGAAGTGATAAGCTACAACGTCGGACGGATAGCAAAACAACTGGAACATTTCCTCGATTTCAACTGCGGGCAGAACAGCGCCGTACTTGTAAACAACAACGAGTGGCTTAAAAAACTCAATTACATAGAATTCCTGAGGGACATAGGGAAATATTTTTCAGTAAGCTTCCTTGTCAACAGGGACTACGTAAGGAGCCGCGTCATTGACCCGGACAAGTCAATAACATATACGGAGCTTTCATACATACTGCTTCAGGCATACGACTTCAACCACATGTACAACGAGCTGAACTGTACACTGCAGATGGGAGGCAACGACCAGCAGGTCAACATAATCGCAGGCATGGACCTGGCAAGGAAAAAATCCAGCGGCCAGTGCTACGGCATCACATTCCCACTCCTGCTCAACGCACAGGGACAAAAATTCGGAAAATCAGAGAGCGGAGCCGTCTACCTGTCTCCGCATCGCACAAGCATATACAAGTTTTACCAGTTCTGGATAAATGTCGATGACAGCGATCTTGAAAAGCTTTATAAACTTTTCACATTCATGGAGCTTGATGAGATAAGTGCCGTCATCGAAGAGCACAACAAAAATCCTCATTTAAGGTCAGCTCAGAAAAAACTCGCATGGGATCTGACGTGCAGGGTGCATGGAGAAGATGCCGCGAAAAGGGCTAAAGACGCAAGCGCCATCCTCTTCGGTGAAATGGACATAAGGGAAGCAGATACAGAACTCCTTGACACACTCTCTGCAGAGATACCTTTTGCAGAAACCGACTCGATAATTGGCGGCCCAATGACAGATCTTCTTGTTCTCTCAGGCGGATGTGCCTCAAAGGGTGAGGCGAAACGTAAAATTAAAGAGGGCGGAGTTTACCTTAACGGAGTCAAAGTCACAGACGAGTCAAAGCTGATCTCATCCGAAGATCTCCTGAACGGCGGATATGTCCAGTTACGGGTGGGCAAAAAAGATTTCAGGCTGGTCAAATTCAGAGATTGA